GCCAGCGGCGCGCGGGCAACGGGGATACGGCGGGAGAAACAGCTATTTTTTTCACGTCGGCGGCAATCCTGTCGATCACACAAAGGTGCGTCTGTTAATGCAAACCAGTTGCAGTTGGACAAGAAGACGATGAACTGAAAAAAAACCTGAATCTAACGTGAAAAAATTTCCTGGCTACCGTCGGCAAGGGTCCGCACCTCCACCGGCAGGATGCTCGGCAGGGCCTTGAGCAGCGCCTGGGTGTCGTCGGACTTGAACACGCTGGTCAGGCGCAGCTCACCCACTGCGGCGCTGGCTACCCGCAGGGGCTGTTCGCGATAACGCGAGACTTCGGCCACCACCTCGGCCAGGGAGGCGTTGTTGAATACCAGCTTGCCGCTGCGCCAGGCCGTGAGCGCCTCGGGGTTCACCGCGTAGGCCTGAGCCACCTTGCCGTGCTCATCGACCTGGGTGCCCTGGCCCGGGGTCAGGGCGATGAAATCATCCGCTGCGGCGTCGCGCCCCTGCACCTTGACCCGGCCCTGCTCCACTGCCACCCGGGTCTGGCGTTCATCGCGGCGCACATCGAAGCGGGTGCCGGTGACCGTGACCTTGCCCGCTCCCGCCGCCACCACGAAGGGCCGATCCGTGTCGTGCTCGACGTTGAACAGGGCTTCGCCTTCCACCAGCTCGATCAGCCGCTGGTTCCTGGCATAACGCACCTGCAGGTGGCTGCGGCTGTTCAGGTCGACCTGC
The DNA window shown above is from Pseudomonas protegens CHA0 and carries:
- a CDS encoding FecR family protein; translation: MMDSRDCASAQARIRDEAAAWFTRLQEPEVSPEQQLRFQQWLAEDPQHRHEFQLLEALWAATDLVPRARLQALCATPPAKARRRPLLRFALAAGVAALAVGLGLFSGLNQPVSYSAQFVTALGERRHVALPDGSQVDLNSRSHLQVRYARNQRLIELVEGEALFNVEHDTDRPFVVAAGAGKVTVTGTRFDVRRDERQTRVAVEQGRVKVQGRDAAADDFIALTPGQGTQVDEHGKVAQAYAVNPEALTAWRSGKLVFNNASLAEVVAEVSRYREQPLRVASAAVGELRLTSVFKSDDTQALLKALPSILPVEVRTLADGSQEIFSR